The sequence TGGTCCAGGTCGCCGAGGCGCTTCATGAAAAGAAGATAGCGGCTATTGCCGACGACATCCATAACAGAAAAGATGTAAGGCTTGTGCTTATCGCAGGCCCATCTTCTTCGGGAAAGACGACATTTACAAAGAGACTCGCGGTTCAGCTTCGGGTGAACGGAATAGAGCCGGTCGCGATATCGATAGATAATTATTATCTCGATAGAAAAGATTCACCAAGACGTCCGGACGGAACTTATGACTTTGAATCGATAGACGCCATCGACCTTAAACTTTTCAACAAGCATGTAAAAGAGCTCTTGGCCGGGAAAGAGGTTGCGACCCCTGTCTATTCATTTAACGCCGGGAAGCGCGACAGCAACAGAAAACACCTAATGCGGTTAAAACCAAACCAGGTCCTTATTACCGAAGGGCTACACGGCCTTAACGAAAAACTTTCGTCCGAGATCTCCAAAAAGAATAAGGTAAAGATATACGTATCGGCGTTAACGCAGCTTTGCATAGACGATCACAACCGTATCCTTACATCGGACGCAAGGTTACTGCGCCGCGTCGTTCGCGACAGGCTCTTCAGAGGCTCCGCCGCCGCAGACACTCTCGCCATGTGGCCGCAGGTCCGCGCCGGTGAGAACATGAACATCTTTCCCTTCCAGGAAGATGCCGACATCATGTTTAACTCAACGCTAGTCTATGAACCGGCGCTTCTAAAGACGTTTGCCGAAAGGCTTTTGATGGAGGTCCCAAGCGACCATCCATCATATGTTGAGGCACTGCGTCTCTTTCGCTTCTTAGACCTTTTGATACCGATACTTCCTCAGGAGGTCCCGCAGACATCGATACTTCGTGAGTTCATAGGCGGCAGCGCCTTTAGGTATTGATTTTTCACGCAACTTTTCCGGAAAATTGACGATAATATATATGAGGGAACGGCGAAAGCTGGCCCCTCATCCCGAGGCCGCCAAAGGCGGATCGAGGGGTCCAGCGGAGACAATATATGAAAGCGGCAATTATCAATAAAATCAATAAGATAAGAAGACAAAGAACCAATAAAGACGTCTGCGAACGGCCCTCCTTGCAACTCCCCCTCCCGGAACCAAGACCCCGCAAAAAAGAAGAGTCAAGAGAGGCCCCAACCTCCAGAGTCATTATCATTGACCTAAACTAAACTAAGTTGCTATACGTTTGCGACCGGCTAAACTGGCCCAACAGGCGGAACCGGCAAGACAAACTATGCCAGAATTATTTAAACAGATCTTTGCCTACATAGGCCTTGCCCTGCCGGCGCTTATCATTATCACGAACCCCATTGCGGCGGCATCTTTCTTTGTCTCCTTTGCCGAAGGGATGCCTGCAAAGGAGATTAAAAAGGTGGCCATGAAGGCCTGCCTCACCTCCATGTGGGTGATGATAGTCTTTGCGATATTCGGCACATTTATTTTTTCGCTTTTCAGCATAACGATAGCCGCCTTCCAGATCGCCGGCGGTATCATTCTGTTCGGTGTCGCCATGGACATTAGAAAGGGGCGCCGCGAAGAGAAAACCCCCGTTAAGAGCGACGACTTTTCTATTGTGCCGCTTGCCATTCCGATGATAGCCGGGCCAGGGGCGATAACGACCTGTCTAATGCTCGCCGGAGAAGCGACGAACATGGCCTATTTAGGCGTGCTCGTTCTCTGCATCGTTATCGCCATGATCATAATGTATATCGTTCTCACTCATGCCCACAAAATGACCTCGATCCTTGGCGGCGGCGGACTCCGTATAGTGATAAGGCTCATGGGCCTAGTGCTGGCCGTCATTGCCGTACAATTCGTCCTTAACGGAATTAAAGGTGCATTGCCGATATTGGCGCCTGTGCTGAGCAAATGTATAAATGGCTAGGGCCATGGTCTAAGGTCTATAGTCTAATATAATATGAAAGGTAGATTTATAACATTCGAAGGGATCGAAGGTTGCGGCAAGACGACGCAGATAAGGCTTCTTGACGAAAATCTTCGTTCTAAAGGTCTTGCAACGGTCCTGACGCGCGAACCGGGAGGCACCGAGATAGGAGACAAGATCCGCGGCATACTTTTGGACCCCGAAAATAAAAAAATGTGTTCAGTTGCCGAACTTTTACTTTATGGCGCGGCACGCGCACAACATCTGGAAGAGCTTGTGAAACCGTCGATCGCCGAAGGCAAGATCGTCCTTTGTGACCGTTATTCCGATTCGACAACGGCTTATCAAGGCGCGGCACGAAAGCTTTCACCGAAATTTATTAAAGGTCTCGATTCGCTGGCAACTGGCGGGCTTAAACCGGACCTCACTATCCTTTTGGATATCGACCCTAACGAAGGACTTAAAAGGGCTCGGAGCAGGAGATCTCTCGACCGGTTCGAGCGGGAAGAGGTCTCATTTCACGAGCGCGTGAGAAAGGGCTACCTTCAAATATCCCGCGAAGAACCTTTAAGAGTAAAGGTCGTTGACGGACTCAGGCCGACAGACGAGATCCGGGCAGATATCACAAACATAGTCGAAAAGTTACTTAGATGAATCTAATAGGCCACAAAGAAGAGATCGAACTACTCAAAAAAGCTGAAAAAGAGAACAGGCTGGCAAGCGCCTATATCCTCTCCGGCCCCGAAGGCGTCGGCAAAAAGCTGGTCCTGCAGAAGTTCATCATGGGGCTCTACTGTGAAAGCGCTTGTGGTGTCTGCCCCAAATGCCAAAAGATAGTTAACGACTCTCACCCGGACATCTTTAACGTATCTCTTGAAGAGGACAAGAAGGACATCTCAATAGAACAGATGCGTACCGTTCAGGGAAAGGTGCAGATGCATCCTCTCGAGGGAAGGTACAAGTTCGTCATAATAGACAATGCCGAAAGAATGAATCAGGCGGCGGCAAATTCTGCGCTTAAGATATTGGAGGAGCCTCCAAGGGACACACACTTCTTTCTTATAACATCCAGAAGTCACATGTTCCTTCCAACCATCATCTCAAGATGCCAGAAGATCACGTTCTCTCCTCTTCCTGTCGAAGAGATCGTTCCCATTATTGAAGAACGGCTCAAGACCGACAAAGAAACTGCCGGGATGATGGCCTTAATTTCATGCGGAAGCTTAGGGTTAGCGCTTACCTTTCCCGTTGATACCCTAAAGGATGCGAAAGAGACTATCACAAGGATCCAAAAGACAAGGACGCCTTCGGAGATAATCGCAACGGCCGAAAGATGGGGAAAATCCGACGCCAACCACCTTGCGATACTTGCGGCCATTGCATCTGTCTACCGCGGAACATTGGCAGGCGACCCGGCCGGATCTCTGCCAAAACTTCAGAGAATAATATCCGCCGAAAGGGACCTGGAAGCCACATATAATAAACAACTTTTATTTGAACAACTTCTTTTCGCATTAACGAGTGGATGAATAAGCCAAACAAAGGCCCCATTTTTATATTGCCGTTCGAGGAGCTTTTGTTTACATTGCTTTGAACTTAATTATGGAAAAAGAACCGGAACAGCAAAAGACGCGAAGAATTGCAGGCGTTCACTTTTCAAAGGCAAGCAAAATAGAGCGTTATCTTGCTGGTAACATTGAACTTTCTCTGCATGACTTTGTCGTTATCAAGGGCGATCACGGAGAGGTTGTAGGACAGGTTGTGACGCTTCCAAGGGACGAACCCGCATCAAGCGTCGCCACGAATATCAAGCCGATTCTTCGGAAGGCCACGAACACAGACATCGACAAATATCATCAGGATATGGAAAAGGCGCTCGAGGCGTACGATCTTTGCGAAAAAAAGATCTTAGAACGCGACCTTTACATGAAGCTTGTAGATGTCTCGTTCGAAGACAATAAGGCCATCTTCTTCTTCTTTGCCGAAGAGCGCGTCGATTTCAGGGCGCTTGTGAAGGATCTTGCAAGTTCGCTCCACATGAGAATTGAGATGCGTCAGATAGGCGCCCGCGATGAGGCAAAAGCGATAGGCTCCATGGGCCCGTGTGGAATAGTCTGCTGTTGCGAAACATATCTGCAGGAGTTCAAGCCCATATCGATAACAATGGCCAAGAACCAGGGGCTCTCTCCAAATCCAGCAAAGTTGACCGGCATGTGCGGAAAACTTAAATGTTGCCTTAACTATGAGAACGAAACATATCTTAACGAAAGAAAAGACCTCCCCCCCATTGGGGCCAAGGTAAAGATAAAAGAGGGCGATGGTATCATAACTAACCTTGATATACTCAAACATCTCTGCTCGGTCAGGGTAGATAACGAGGACGGTTACGAAGAGGTAAGATGCAAGTGCAGTGACTGCCAGGTACTTTCAAAGCCCAGAGGTTCCCAGAAAAAGACCAAGGAGAAAGAGAAAGTAAGGGAAGAGAAAGAGACCAAGAAAGATGAAAAGCTCGA comes from Deltaproteobacteria bacterium CG11_big_fil_rev_8_21_14_0_20_49_13 and encodes:
- a CDS encoding antibiotic resistance protein MarC, producing the protein MPELFKQIFAYIGLALPALIIITNPIAAASFFVSFAEGMPAKEIKKVAMKACLTSMWVMIVFAIFGTFIFSLFSITIAAFQIAGGIILFGVAMDIRKGRREEKTPVKSDDFSIVPLAIPMIAGPGAITTCLMLAGEATNMAYLGVLVLCIVIAMIIMYIVLTHAHKMTSILGGGGLRIVIRLMGLVLAVIAVQFVLNGIKGALPILAPVLSKCING
- a CDS encoding AAA family ATPase, whose translation is MEKLLKITLNGKDVYTIPGTTIADILGKSPHKSEFPPIAALANNRLVGLYHDIKLSCTIETLDLTSREGTEVYRRSSLLIFFAALREISPNASVNVGQSIGHGYFLELKNGPITDNFIDSVEKKMRDIVKRDVPLRPIWIPIEIAIDHYKKTGRNDRVMLLKQTRKSEAQVADILKYRGFVYGPIAHRTGLIEHFKLHKYYHGLVLEFPSTNGKFTGRIFDQPKLFKAYLETRKWNELINIQNVAQLNQTCISGAAPDLVQVAEALHEKKIAAIADDIHNRKDVRLVLIAGPSSSGKTTFTKRLAVQLRVNGIEPVAISIDNYYLDRKDSPRRPDGTYDFESIDAIDLKLFNKHVKELLAGKEVATPVYSFNAGKRDSNRKHLMRLKPNQVLITEGLHGLNEKLSSEISKKNKVKIYVSALTQLCIDDHNRILTSDARLLRRVVRDRLFRGSAAADTLAMWPQVRAGENMNIFPFQEDADIMFNSTLVYEPALLKTFAERLLMEVPSDHPSYVEALRLFRFLDLLIPILPQEVPQTSILREFIGGSAFRY
- a CDS encoding dTMP kinase, whose product is MKGRFITFEGIEGCGKTTQIRLLDENLRSKGLATVLTREPGGTEIGDKIRGILLDPENKKMCSVAELLLYGAARAQHLEELVKPSIAEGKIVLCDRYSDSTTAYQGAARKLSPKFIKGLDSLATGGLKPDLTILLDIDPNEGLKRARSRRSLDRFEREEVSFHERVRKGYLQISREEPLRVKVVDGLRPTDEIRADITNIVEKLLR
- a CDS encoding stage 0 sporulation protein codes for the protein MEKEPEQQKTRRIAGVHFSKASKIERYLAGNIELSLHDFVVIKGDHGEVVGQVVTLPRDEPASSVATNIKPILRKATNTDIDKYHQDMEKALEAYDLCEKKILERDLYMKLVDVSFEDNKAIFFFFAEERVDFRALVKDLASSLHMRIEMRQIGARDEAKAIGSMGPCGIVCCCETYLQEFKPISITMAKNQGLSPNPAKLTGMCGKLKCCLNYENETYLNERKDLPPIGAKVKIKEGDGIITNLDILKHLCSVRVDNEDGYEEVRCKCSDCQVLSKPRGSQKKTKEKEKVREEKETKKDEKLEG